A stretch of Streptomyces vietnamensis DNA encodes these proteins:
- a CDS encoding GNAT family N-acetyltransferase, which yields MTWSFTDSAAAFRAAAAEHLAADAARNTAVLTLMDKAGRLGWWAEADGRVTGVLAEAPPGVPSLGVMTEEAARALTFPPGEEPTEVRGETAAVEAYAEATGRPWATTARMRLFRLGELTPPDPAPAGRERVATEADVPLVAAWTREFAVAIGDEPAEDYTGFVTERISEGRLWLWEAPDGRPVSMAAVSRTIEGQARVHLVYTPPAERGRGYAAGATEAVSRAAREAGVAQVLLFTDLANPTSNALYQRLGYRPVTDHLGVTFTR from the coding sequence ATGACGTGGTCCTTCACCGACAGCGCCGCGGCCTTCCGGGCCGCCGCCGCAGAGCACCTCGCCGCCGACGCCGCCCGCAACACCGCCGTGCTCACGCTCATGGACAAGGCCGGGCGGCTCGGCTGGTGGGCGGAGGCGGACGGCCGGGTCACCGGCGTCCTCGCGGAGGCGCCGCCCGGCGTGCCCTCCCTCGGGGTCATGACGGAGGAGGCGGCCCGCGCGCTGACCTTTCCCCCGGGCGAGGAGCCGACGGAGGTGCGCGGTGAGACCGCCGCCGTCGAGGCGTACGCGGAGGCCACCGGCCGCCCCTGGGCGACCACCGCCCGGATGCGGCTCTTCCGGCTCGGCGAGCTGACCCCGCCGGACCCGGCCCCGGCCGGCAGGGAACGGGTCGCCACCGAGGCCGACGTCCCGCTCGTCGCCGCCTGGACGAGGGAGTTCGCGGTGGCCATCGGGGACGAGCCGGCCGAGGACTACACCGGCTTCGTCACCGAGCGGATCTCCGAGGGACGACTGTGGCTCTGGGAGGCGCCCGACGGCCGCCCGGTCTCCATGGCCGCCGTCTCCCGCACGATCGAGGGCCAGGCCCGCGTCCACCTCGTCTACACCCCGCCCGCCGAGCGCGGCCGGGGGTACGCGGCCGGCGCCACCGAGGCGGTCAGCCGCGCCGCCCGGGAAGCCGGAGTCGCGCAGGTCCTCCTCTTCACGGACCTGGCCAACCCCACCAGCAACGCCCTCTACCAGCGCCTCGGCTACCGCCCCGTCACCGACCACCTCGGCGTGACGTTCACCCGGTGA
- a CDS encoding zinc ribbon domain-containing protein, protein MNAAPADQIRLLDVQALDVRLQQLAHKRKSLPEHAEIEALTKDLTQLRDLLVAAQTEESDCGREQTKAEQDVDQVRQRAARDQQRLDSGAVSSPKDLENLQREIVSLAKRQGDLEEIVLEVMERRESVQERLAELTERVAAVQAKVDDATARRDAAQAELDAESAAVAKERELVAGSVPADLIKLYEKLREQQGGVGAARLYQRKCEGCHIELNITELNEVRAAAADAVVRCENCRRILVRTAESGL, encoded by the coding sequence CTGAACGCCGCGCCCGCCGACCAGATCCGCCTCCTCGACGTCCAGGCCCTGGACGTCCGCCTCCAGCAGCTCGCGCACAAGCGCAAGTCGCTGCCCGAGCACGCCGAGATCGAGGCGCTGACCAAGGACCTCACCCAGCTGCGCGACCTGCTCGTCGCCGCGCAGACCGAGGAGAGCGACTGCGGCCGCGAGCAGACCAAGGCCGAGCAGGACGTCGACCAGGTCCGCCAGCGCGCCGCGCGCGACCAGCAGCGGCTCGACTCCGGCGCCGTCTCCTCCCCGAAGGACCTGGAGAACCTCCAGCGCGAGATCGTCTCCCTCGCCAAGCGCCAGGGCGACCTGGAGGAGATCGTCCTCGAGGTCATGGAGCGCCGCGAGTCCGTCCAGGAGCGCCTCGCCGAGCTGACCGAGCGGGTCGCCGCCGTCCAGGCCAAGGTGGACGACGCCACCGCCCGCCGCGACGCCGCCCAGGCCGAGCTGGACGCCGAGTCCGCCGCCGTCGCCAAGGAGCGCGAGCTCGTCGCGGGCTCCGTCCCGGCCGACCTCATCAAGCTGTACGAGAAGCTGCGCGAGCAGCAGGGCGGCGTCGGCGCGGCCCGGCTGTACCAGCGCAAGTGCGAGGGCTGCCACATCGAGCTCAACATCACCGAGCTCAACGAGGTCCGCGCCGCCGCCGCCGACGCGGTCGTCCGGTGCGAGAACTGCCGCCGGATCCTCGTCCGCACCGCGGAGTCCGGCCTGTAA
- a CDS encoding response regulator transcription factor, producing MRVVIAEDNVLLASGLELLLGSQGFEVAAIAEDAPGFLAAVEAHRPDVTIVDVRLPPAFRDEGIHAALRARRDHPGLPVLVLSQYVEQEYAGRLLSDPRGGIGYLLKDRVSRIAEFTDALRRVAAGGTAMDPEVIAQLLAVRGDPVDALTPREREVLALMAEGHDNAGIAQRLFVTDNAVHKHIGSVFLKLGLSTGDSGHRRVRAVLAWLRRHGGPEPG from the coding sequence GTGCGTGTAGTCATCGCCGAGGACAACGTCCTGCTGGCCTCGGGACTCGAACTCCTCCTCGGCTCCCAGGGCTTCGAGGTCGCCGCGATCGCGGAGGACGCCCCCGGCTTCCTCGCCGCCGTCGAGGCCCACCGCCCGGACGTCACCATCGTCGACGTACGGCTGCCCCCGGCCTTCCGCGACGAGGGGATCCACGCCGCCCTCCGGGCCCGCCGCGACCACCCCGGACTTCCCGTCCTGGTCCTGTCCCAGTACGTCGAGCAGGAGTACGCGGGCCGTCTCCTCTCCGATCCCCGCGGCGGCATCGGCTATCTCCTCAAGGACCGGGTGAGCCGCATCGCGGAGTTCACCGACGCCCTGCGCCGCGTGGCCGCCGGCGGCACCGCCATGGACCCGGAGGTGATCGCCCAGCTCCTCGCCGTCCGCGGCGATCCCGTCGACGCCCTCACCCCCCGCGAGCGCGAGGTCCTGGCGCTGATGGCCGAGGGCCACGACAACGCGGGCATCGCCCAGCGGCTCTTCGTCACCGACAACGCCGTCCACAAGCACATCGGCAGCGTCTTCCTCAAACTCGGCCTGTCGACCGGCGACAGCGGCCACCGCCGGGTCCGCGCAGTCCTGGCCTGGCTCCGCCGCCACGGCGGCCCGGAGCCCGGCTGA
- the yaaA gene encoding peroxide stress protein YaaA has translation MLVLLPPSEGKASSGRGAPLKPESLSLPGLAEARAAVLDELVELCAADEEKAREVLGLSEGLRGEVAKNTELRTAGARPAGEIYTGVLYDALGLATLDAAARERAGSSLLVFSGLWGAVKVTDRIPSYRCSMGVKLPGLGALGAHWRGAMASVMPEAAGDGLVLDLRSSAYASAWKPKGELAARTATVRVLHAPTRKVVSHFNKATKGRIVRSLLEAGAEPGSPAELAEALRDLRYVVEEGGKAGALDVLVDEIH, from the coding sequence GTGCTCGTGCTGTTGCCGCCCTCCGAAGGCAAGGCCTCCTCGGGGCGCGGGGCGCCGCTGAAGCCTGAGTCGCTGTCCCTGCCGGGGCTCGCGGAGGCGCGGGCGGCGGTCCTAGACGAGCTGGTCGAGCTGTGCGCCGCCGACGAGGAGAAGGCGCGCGAGGTGCTCGGCCTGAGCGAGGGGCTGCGCGGCGAGGTCGCGAAGAACACGGAGCTGCGGACGGCGGGCGCGCGTCCGGCCGGGGAGATCTACACGGGCGTGCTGTACGACGCGCTGGGTCTGGCGACCCTGGACGCGGCGGCCCGGGAGCGGGCGGGGAGCTCGCTGCTCGTGTTCTCGGGGCTCTGGGGCGCGGTGAAGGTGACGGACCGCATTCCGTCCTACCGCTGCTCGATGGGCGTGAAGCTGCCGGGGCTCGGGGCGCTCGGCGCGCACTGGCGGGGCGCGATGGCCTCGGTGATGCCGGAGGCGGCCGGGGACGGACTCGTCCTCGACCTGCGCTCCTCGGCGTACGCGTCGGCGTGGAAGCCGAAGGGTGAGCTCGCGGCCCGGACGGCGACGGTGCGGGTGCTGCACGCGCCGACCCGGAAGGTGGTCAGCCACTTCAACAAGGCGACGAAGGGCCGGATCGTACGGAGCCTCCTGGAGGCGGGCGCGGAGCCGGGTTCGCCGGCGGAGCTGGCGGAGGCGCTGCGGGACCTGCGGTACGTGGTGGAGGAGGGCGGGAAGGCGGGGGCGCTCGACGTCCTGGTCGACGAGATCCACTGA
- a CDS encoding sensor histidine kinase gives MHGVIGEARARSVETGRCGRYLLGTLLTAAVTLVAAPLLCVPSLAAPWAEHHRRRAGALLGRPVEPRPRAVRRDLAWLAAQVATGLPAGAVALLCLGNLLLTLLVTVGWWAFPPSDPPRLLLLDVRVDGWTAALTANLAQFVLLAALSALALPPLARVHARCCLAVLAPSSAERLAERVSELTRTRADVLRAHGAELRRIERDLHDGTQARLVAIAMRLAVAGETLPRDPDAAAVLVRQAQAETEEAMTELRSVIRAIYPPVLADQGLVGALGALGARAGVPTRIDIGELGEVPAAVEAVAYFAVTEALANIARHSRATRAAVRVTRDGASLSAEITDDGTGGADASRGSGLDGIGRRAAALDGTMKITSPPGGPTTLTVELPCV, from the coding sequence GTGCACGGCGTGATCGGCGAGGCCCGCGCACGGTCGGTCGAGACCGGGCGCTGCGGGCGCTACCTGCTCGGCACCCTGCTGACCGCGGCGGTGACGCTCGTGGCGGCGCCGCTGCTGTGCGTGCCGTCGCTTGCGGCTCCCTGGGCGGAGCACCACCGCCGGCGGGCCGGGGCGCTCCTCGGCCGGCCGGTGGAGCCGCGCCCGCGCGCCGTCCGCCGCGACCTGGCGTGGCTCGCGGCCCAGGTGGCCACCGGCCTGCCCGCGGGCGCGGTCGCCCTGCTGTGCCTGGGCAATCTGCTCCTCACCCTGCTCGTCACCGTGGGGTGGTGGGCGTTCCCCCCGTCGGACCCGCCACGGCTCCTGCTCCTCGACGTCCGTGTCGACGGCTGGACCGCCGCGCTGACGGCCAACCTGGCACAGTTCGTTCTCCTCGCGGCCCTGTCGGCCCTCGCCCTCCCCCCGCTCGCCCGGGTGCACGCGCGGTGCTGTCTGGCCGTCCTGGCGCCGTCTTCCGCGGAGCGGCTGGCGGAGCGCGTCAGCGAGCTCACCCGGACGCGCGCGGACGTGCTGCGGGCGCACGGCGCGGAACTCCGCCGGATCGAACGCGACCTGCACGACGGCACGCAGGCCCGGCTCGTGGCCATCGCCATGCGGCTGGCCGTGGCCGGGGAGACCCTCCCCCGGGACCCGGACGCGGCCGCCGTGCTCGTACGGCAGGCCCAGGCGGAGACCGAGGAGGCCATGACCGAGCTGCGGTCCGTCATCCGCGCCATCTACCCCCCGGTCCTGGCCGACCAGGGTCTCGTCGGCGCGCTCGGCGCCCTGGGCGCCAGGGCCGGTGTGCCGACCCGTATCGACATCGGCGAGCTCGGCGAGGTCCCCGCCGCGGTCGAGGCGGTCGCCTACTTCGCCGTCACCGAGGCCCTCGCGAACATCGCCCGGCACAGCCGGGCCACCAGGGCCGCCGTCCGGGTCACCCGCGACGGCGCGTCGCTGTCCGCGGAGATCACCGACGACGGGACCGGCGGGGCGGACGCGTCCCGGGGCAGCGGCCTGGACGGAATCGGTCGCCGCGCGGCCGCCCTGGACGGCACCATGAAGATCACCAGCCCGCCGGGCGGGCCGACCACCCTCACCGTGGAGCTGCCGTGCGTGTAG
- a CDS encoding serine hydrolase domain-containing protein gives MKSTAPASAPQSRPSQPRHRRIGRKWLAVAAAAVLGTAGAALAVQFADGASAPSAPGYRQDDLRRDTDALRALGITGVQARVTTAAGRDLVATAGVAAVGTQRPVPRDGHFRIASTGKALMATVILQLVDEGKLSLDDTVDRRLPGLIDGNGNDGRKMTVRQLLQNTSGLHDDLPGFDTPQQYYRHRYDTYTPEQIVARAMKHHPDFEPGTGWGYSNTGYVVLGMIVDEVTGRPWQEAVETRILKPLGMHHTYLPGDTPTLRRPHADGYQVFTSGERIDVTEQLVPDLGGYVSTTADVNRFFQGLLGGKLLSEARLAEMKHTVPVPKEFEVFWPGGRYGLGLVERPLSCGGSYWSHEGGEAGYITLDGATGDGRRTVTVSLTTSFNDLDRTIRQQKAASALVDRALCDTTGK, from the coding sequence ATGAAATCCACCGCCCCGGCCTCCGCGCCGCAGAGCCGTCCGTCCCAGCCCCGTCATCGCAGGATCGGCCGAAAGTGGCTGGCCGTCGCGGCGGCCGCCGTACTGGGAACGGCGGGTGCGGCCCTGGCCGTTCAGTTCGCGGACGGAGCGTCCGCGCCGTCCGCTCCCGGCTACCGGCAGGACGACCTGCGCCGGGACACCGATGCCCTCCGGGCCCTTGGGATCACCGGCGTCCAGGCGCGGGTGACCACCGCCGCCGGCCGGGATCTGGTCGCCACCGCCGGCGTCGCCGCGGTCGGCACGCAACGCCCCGTGCCCCGCGACGGCCACTTCCGGATCGCCAGCACCGGCAAGGCACTCATGGCCACGGTGATCCTGCAGCTGGTCGACGAGGGCAAGCTGTCCCTGGACGACACGGTGGACCGCCGGCTGCCCGGTCTGATCGACGGGAACGGCAACGACGGACGGAAGATGACCGTCCGTCAGCTGCTGCAGAACACCAGCGGCCTCCACGACGACCTTCCCGGCTTCGACACCCCGCAGCAGTACTACCGGCACCGCTACGACACTTACACCCCCGAACAGATCGTCGCCCGGGCGATGAAGCACCACCCGGACTTCGAGCCCGGCACCGGCTGGGGTTACTCCAACACCGGCTACGTCGTCCTCGGCATGATCGTCGACGAGGTCACCGGCCGCCCCTGGCAGGAGGCGGTCGAGACCCGGATCCTGAAACCGCTCGGCATGCACCACACGTACCTGCCGGGCGACACGCCCACCCTTCGCCGCCCGCACGCCGACGGCTACCAGGTCTTCACCTCCGGCGAACGGATCGACGTCACCGAGCAGCTCGTCCCCGACCTCGGCGGGTACGTCTCCACCACGGCGGACGTCAACCGCTTCTTCCAGGGACTGCTCGGCGGCAAGCTGCTGTCGGAGGCGCGCCTGGCCGAGATGAAGCACACCGTCCCGGTCCCCAAGGAGTTCGAGGTGTTCTGGCCCGGCGGACGCTACGGCCTCGGCCTGGTCGAGCGCCCCCTGAGCTGCGGCGGCAGCTACTGGAGCCACGAAGGGGGCGAGGCCGGCTACATCACCCTCGACGGCGCCACCGGTGACGGCCGCCGCACCGTCACCGTCTCCCTGACCACCAGCTTCAACGACCTCGACAGGACGATCCGTCAGCAGAAGGCCGCCAGTGCCCTCGTCGACCGCGCCCTGTGCGACACCACCGGAAAGTAG
- the eda gene encoding bifunctional 4-hydroxy-2-oxoglutarate aldolase/2-dehydro-3-deoxy-phosphogluconate aldolase, which yields MSSTSVFDLAPGCRVVPVVVIEDAADAVPLARALVAGGLPVIEVTLRTPAALDAVRAIGAEVPEAVVGAGTVVSAAGVADAVGAGARFLVGPGWTERLLGAMRDSGVPFLPGVSTASEVVALLEDGVRDMKFFPAEATGGIPYLKSLAGPLPRARFCPTGGISLGSAPDYLALPNVGCVGGTWMLPPDALAARDWGRVEALARGAAELGVPVTG from the coding sequence ATGTCCTCGACGAGCGTGTTCGACCTTGCCCCGGGATGCCGTGTCGTCCCCGTCGTCGTGATCGAGGACGCCGCCGACGCCGTGCCCCTGGCGCGGGCCCTGGTGGCCGGCGGGCTGCCGGTGATCGAGGTCACCCTGCGCACCCCGGCCGCGCTCGACGCCGTCCGCGCGATCGGGGCCGAGGTGCCGGAGGCGGTCGTCGGCGCGGGCACCGTCGTCTCGGCGGCCGGGGTCGCGGACGCGGTGGGCGCCGGGGCGCGGTTCCTGGTCGGCCCGGGGTGGACCGAGCGGCTGCTCGGCGCGATGCGGGACTCGGGCGTGCCGTTCCTGCCGGGGGTGTCGACGGCCTCGGAGGTCGTGGCCCTCCTCGAAGACGGGGTGCGGGACATGAAGTTCTTCCCGGCCGAGGCGACGGGCGGCATCCCGTACCTGAAGTCCCTCGCGGGCCCGCTCCCCCGGGCCCGTTTCTGCCCCACGGGCGGCATCTCCCTCGGCTCCGCCCCCGACTACCTCGCCCTGCCGAACGTCGGCTGCGTCGGCGGTACGTGGATGCTGCCGCCCGACGCCCTCGCGGCTCGCGACTGGGGGCGGGTGGAGGCGCTCGCGCGCGGGGCGGCGGAGCTGGGGGTCCCGGTCACCGGGTGA
- a CDS encoding bifunctional RNase H/acid phosphatase, producing MRELVVEADGGSRGNPGPAGYGAVVLDPATGETLAEAAEYIGVATNNVAEYKGLVAGLKAARELFPDAAVHVRMDSKLVVEQMSGRWKIKHPDMKPLAAEAARVFPPGQVRYEWIPRERNKHADRLANEAMDAGKRGRQWEPSASTAGLDATAARNAATPPPSGPPGDAAAGAARARAALAGTGAAGGLGTGTGPAAGTPVGSATGSGAWPGAVSRPTTPATEPDDGLFAAEEALAASVASGDFEAEAGVLAPTGHAARAEARGTSAGTAEGGVSAPADAAYAQAAPAAGGTAAAQAGTAPAQGTAPAQAAAPSQGWAGPDMGAPATFVLLRHGETALTPEKRFSGSGGSDPELSAAGLRQAEAVAEALAARGTIQEIVSSPLTRCRQTAGAVAARLGLDVRIEQGLRETDFGAWEGLTFGEVRERYPADLDAWLASPKAAPTGGGESFATVARRVAATRDRLTAAYAGRTVLLVTHVTPIKTLVRLALGAPPESLFRMELSAASISAVAYYADGNASVRLLNDTSHLR from the coding sequence ATGCGCGAACTCGTGGTCGAGGCCGACGGCGGCTCCCGGGGCAACCCGGGGCCCGCCGGCTACGGCGCGGTCGTCCTCGACCCGGCGACGGGGGAGACCCTCGCGGAGGCCGCCGAGTACATCGGCGTGGCCACGAACAACGTCGCCGAGTACAAGGGCCTGGTGGCGGGCCTGAAGGCGGCCCGGGAACTGTTCCCGGACGCCGCCGTCCACGTCCGCATGGACTCCAAGCTGGTCGTCGAGCAGATGTCCGGCCGCTGGAAGATCAAGCACCCGGACATGAAGCCGCTGGCCGCCGAGGCCGCCCGCGTCTTCCCGCCGGGCCAGGTCCGCTACGAGTGGATCCCGCGCGAGCGGAACAAGCACGCCGACCGGCTCGCGAACGAGGCGATGGACGCGGGCAAGCGGGGCCGCCAGTGGGAGCCGTCCGCCTCCACGGCCGGCCTGGACGCCACGGCCGCCCGCAACGCCGCGACGCCGCCCCCGTCGGGCCCCCCGGGCGACGCGGCGGCGGGCGCGGCGCGAGCCCGTGCGGCGCTGGCGGGTACGGGTGCGGCCGGGGGCCTCGGCACGGGTACGGGCCCGGCCGCCGGGACGCCGGTCGGCTCCGCGACGGGCTCGGGCGCGTGGCCGGGTGCCGTGTCGCGCCCGACGACCCCGGCCACCGAGCCGGACGACGGCCTGTTCGCCGCCGAAGAGGCCCTCGCGGCCTCGGTGGCCTCCGGCGACTTCGAGGCCGAGGCGGGCGTGCTGGCCCCGACGGGCCATGCGGCCCGTGCCGAGGCCCGGGGCACGAGCGCAGGGACCGCCGAGGGCGGCGTTTCGGCGCCGGCTGACGCCGCGTACGCGCAAGCCGCTCCCGCGGCGGGAGGCACTGCCGCCGCGCAAGCCGGCACCGCTCCCGCGCAGGGCACCGCTCCCGCGCAGGCCGCCGCCCCCAGCCAGGGCTGGGCCGGGCCCGACATGGGGGCGCCCGCCACCTTCGTGCTGCTGCGGCACGGGGAGACCGCGCTCACGCCCGAGAAGCGGTTCTCGGGGAGCGGGGGCAGTGACCCCGAGCTGTCGGCGGCCGGGCTGCGGCAGGCCGAGGCCGTCGCCGAGGCGCTCGCCGCGCGCGGCACCATCCAGGAGATCGTCAGCTCGCCGCTCACCCGCTGCCGGCAGACCGCCGGCGCCGTCGCCGCCCGCCTCGGGCTCGACGTGCGGATCGAGCAGGGACTGCGGGAGACCGACTTCGGTGCCTGGGAGGGCCTGACGTTCGGCGAGGTCCGCGAGCGTTACCCGGCCGACCTCGACGCCTGGCTGGCCTCGCCGAAGGCCGCGCCGACCGGCGGAGGCGAGAGCTTCGCGACCGTCGCCCGGCGCGTCGCCGCGACCCGGGACCGGCTGACCGCCGCGTACGCGGGCCGTACGGTCCTCCTCGTCACCCACGTCACGCCGATCAAGACCCTCGTCCGGCTCGCGCTCGGCGCCCCGCCGGAGTCGCTGTTCCGGATGGAGCTGTCGGCCGCCTCGATCTCGGCCGTGGCCTACTACGCCGACGGCAACGCCTCCGTACGCCTCCTCAACGACACCTCGCACCTGCGGTAG
- a CDS encoding MerR family transcriptional regulator produces the protein MRIGEIAALVGVTPRAVRHYHQSGLLPEPERRANGYREYGVRDAVLLARIRRLTELGLGLDEVRDVLADDEGRGLVEVLEELADDLARQEAVIRERRERLAPLLAEARAGRLPAEGPVSPELAALLAGLGELPESPMAAKDREILALLDTVVPEAERARLMELMHGAAGSARELYALLDALADVEVDDPRVEEAARALAAVLPDEMAVELPPEGAGGLADTFFADLAPAQSAAVRRAVGLVTERRTERTGRGEAGR, from the coding sequence ATGCGTATCGGCGAGATCGCCGCGCTCGTCGGGGTCACCCCCCGGGCCGTGCGGCACTACCACCAGTCGGGGCTGCTGCCCGAGCCCGAGCGGCGGGCCAACGGGTACCGGGAGTACGGGGTCCGGGACGCCGTGCTGCTCGCCCGGATCCGGCGGCTGACCGAGCTGGGGCTCGGCCTCGACGAGGTACGGGACGTGCTCGCGGACGACGAGGGGCGGGGGCTCGTCGAGGTGCTGGAGGAGCTCGCGGACGACCTGGCCCGGCAGGAGGCCGTCATCCGGGAGCGCCGGGAACGCCTCGCCCCGCTCCTCGCCGAGGCCCGCGCCGGGCGCCTGCCCGCCGAGGGCCCCGTCTCGCCGGAGCTGGCGGCGCTGCTCGCGGGTCTCGGCGAGCTGCCCGAGTCCCCGATGGCGGCGAAGGACCGGGAGATCCTGGCCCTCCTCGACACCGTCGTCCCCGAGGCGGAACGGGCCCGGCTGATGGAGCTGATGCACGGCGCGGCGGGCAGCGCGCGGGAGCTGTACGCGCTCCTCGACGCCCTCGCCGACGTGGAGGTGGACGACCCCCGGGTGGAGGAGGCGGCCCGCGCCCTGGCCGCCGTCCTGCCGGACGAGATGGCGGTGGAGCTGCCCCCGGAGGGCGCCGGGGGCCTCGCCGACACGTTCTTCGCGGACCTCGCCCCGGCCCAGTCGGCGGCGGTGCGGCGGGCGGTGGGACTGGTGACGGAACGACGGACGGAGAGAACGGGGAGAGGGGAAGCGGGCCGATGA
- a CDS encoding RNB domain-containing ribonuclease — protein MPRRHIHVTGAAEAPLRAALRALRTELAVPEDFPPAVLAEAEAAAKNPRLPSYDATDLPFFTIDPPASTDLDQAMHLARRADGGYRVHYAIADVAAFVTPGGAIDAEAHRRVLTLYFPDEKVPLHPPVLSEGAASLLPGEPRPALLWRIDLDADGRRVATDVRRALVRSRAKLDYAGVQRRIDDGTAEEPLALLRDIGRLREALEAERGGISLNVPEQEIVERDHTYTLEYRAPLPADAWNAQISLLTGMAAADLMTAAGTGILRTLPTAPDGAVARLRRSAHALGVDWPHHVSYADVVRSADPTNPRHAAFLQECTTLLRGAGYTVFTDGHVPTPAVHAAVADEYTHCTAPLRRLVDRYAGELCVAAVAGDEPPEWVRAALPALPDEMAGGARRANTVERESVDIVEAALLKERIGEIFDAYVIDVKEREPAVGTVHLEDPAVVARIQGGEAKLPLGEWLRVRLSEADPGTAKVLFAPA, from the coding sequence ATGCCCCGCCGCCACATCCACGTGACCGGCGCAGCCGAGGCTCCGCTGCGGGCCGCCCTGCGCGCACTCCGTACCGAGCTCGCGGTTCCCGAGGACTTCCCGCCCGCCGTCCTCGCCGAGGCCGAGGCGGCCGCGAAGAACCCCCGCCTCCCCTCGTACGACGCCACCGACCTCCCCTTCTTCACGATCGACCCGCCCGCCTCCACCGACCTCGACCAGGCCATGCACCTGGCCCGCAGGGCCGACGGCGGCTATCGCGTCCACTACGCCATCGCCGACGTCGCCGCCTTCGTCACCCCCGGCGGCGCGATCGACGCCGAGGCCCACCGGCGCGTCCTCACCCTCTACTTCCCCGACGAGAAGGTCCCCCTCCACCCGCCCGTCCTCTCCGAGGGCGCCGCCAGCCTCCTCCCCGGCGAACCCCGCCCCGCCCTCCTCTGGCGCATCGACCTCGACGCCGACGGCCGGCGGGTCGCCACCGACGTCCGCCGCGCCCTCGTCCGCAGCCGCGCGAAACTCGACTACGCGGGCGTGCAGCGGCGGATCGACGACGGAACCGCCGAAGAGCCCCTCGCCCTCCTCCGGGACATCGGCCGTCTCCGCGAGGCCCTCGAAGCCGAACGCGGCGGGATCTCCCTCAACGTCCCCGAGCAGGAGATCGTCGAACGGGACCACACCTACACCCTCGAATACCGGGCCCCGCTCCCCGCCGACGCCTGGAACGCCCAGATCTCCCTCCTCACCGGCATGGCGGCCGCCGACCTCATGACCGCCGCCGGCACCGGCATCCTGCGCACCCTCCCCACCGCCCCCGACGGCGCCGTCGCCCGGCTGCGCCGCTCCGCCCATGCCCTCGGCGTCGACTGGCCGCACCACGTCTCGTACGCCGACGTGGTCCGCTCCGCCGACCCCACCAACCCGCGCCACGCGGCCTTCCTCCAGGAGTGCACCACCCTCCTGCGCGGCGCCGGCTACACCGTCTTCACCGACGGCCACGTCCCCACCCCGGCCGTCCACGCCGCCGTCGCCGACGAGTACACCCACTGCACCGCGCCGCTGCGCCGCCTCGTCGACCGGTACGCGGGCGAGCTGTGCGTGGCGGCGGTCGCCGGGGACGAGCCGCCCGAGTGGGTACGGGCCGCCCTGCCCGCCCTTCCCGACGAGATGGCCGGCGGCGCCCGCCGCGCCAACACCGTCGAACGCGAGAGCGTCGACATCGTCGAGGCGGCCCTCCTGAAGGAACGGATCGGCGAGATCTTCGACGCGTACGTCATCGACGTGAAGGAACGCGAACCGGCCGTCGGCACCGTCCACCTGGAGGACCCGGCGGTCGTCGCCCGCATCCAGGGCGGGGAGGCGAAGCTGCCGCTGGGGGAGTGGCTGCGGGTCAGACTGTCGGAAGCGGACCCGGGGACGGCGAAGGTCCTGTTCGCGCCCGCGTGA